Within Quercus lobata isolate SW786 chromosome 5, ValleyOak3.0 Primary Assembly, whole genome shotgun sequence, the genomic segment gtcTGAGGATTGCGTTATagccttccagcaacttaagGAATACCTATCCCagccacccatcatgtccagccctgaggccgATGAGGTTCTGTTCGCCTACATCGCGGTGGCCCTTCATGCTGTAAGCTTGGTGTTGATAGGAACTGATGGTGGCATACAACGGCCAGTCTATTGTGTGagtaaatcattacatgaggccgaggtgcatTATTTACCATTGGAAAAGGCAATTTTGGCAGTAGTACATGCCATGTGAAAACTCTCTCATTATAACCAAGCACATACAGTTGTTGTTCTAACTCAACTTCCATGTAAGTTTGTACTCTGAAGTGCCGATTACACGGGAAGAATTGCTATGTGGAGCACAGTTCTAGGAGCTTTCgatatcaaatacatgccccgcacctcCGTCAAGGGCCAAGTCCTCACTGACTTAATAGCCGAATTTGCTGAACCCCGGATAGAGATAAGAGTAGGAGAGCAAAACATGGATAAAAATTCGATTGGCACAATCTCCATGCAAGGACCCTCACGCTGGAAAGTGTACCTTGATGGCGCAGCTAACCAAAGGGAGTCCGGGGTGGGGTTAGTTCTAATATCCCCTAAGCAGATTACCATAGAGAAATCATTGAGACTAGGGTTCTCAGCCACAAACAATGAAGCCAAATATGAGGCTTTACTGAAAGGATTGGCCATGGTacagaaaatgggtggaaaggcagtggaagcattctcggactcgAGATTGGTTGTGGGCTAAGTGAAGGGCGAGCTAGAGGCTAGAGATGCGAGAATGCAAGAGTATTTGAGTCAGGTCCGGCGCTTGCAATCAAATTTCGAATTCTTCGACTTGTCACATGTCTCTAGGAGTGGAAACACGCACACAGACTCACTGGCCACtcttgccacctcctcggctcgggGTTTACCACAGGTCATCCTTGTTGAGGACTTGTGCAGAGCAAATGGAGTCAAGCAGGACGTGGTTCGAATCCATCAAGTCAGAATGGGtccgagctggatggatcctatagtGAGCTTTCTTAAAGATGACACACTACCTGGAGAGAAATCAGAAGCTGAAAAGGTACGAAGAAAAGCTCCTCAATTCTGGCTGTTCAAGGATCATACAAgcgctcctattctggaccGTATTTGCTATGTATACATCCCGAGGCGTCAGAATCACTGCTCGAGGAGTTGCATAAAGGAATCTGTGAAAGTCACACATAAGGAAGATCTCTGTCCCACAGAGCCATCACTCAAGGAAATTGGTAGCCAGGTATGCAGAAAGAAGGCCATGAAAAATGTGAAAGTCAcacatttcctttttttttttcccaagaatttttaaaaacttgataTTTCGGGATGTCGCCGTCTTGTCAACCTGCCAGACAGCCTTTGGAAAATAAAGTGTTTGAAGGAACTTGATTTGCAAGGTACCGGAATTATAGAAGTTCCCTCAGCCAATCTTGTCTAGCAAGATCTATTGCAATATCAACTGTCATTGAATATGAGCTTCATGAATTTGGTGGCGTTTCAGTCAGGCCCACCCCTGTTGGCTGGGTATGATGAGAGTAGCCGTAGAGTGGCATTTACAATATTGAACCGTTACCTACAGGTACTttgctctctctatctctctctcacacatgcACATTGTTAAATGGAgtatcatgtttttttttttttttttttttaactttactttgATACAGGGACTcctttgccaaaaaaataaattccaaaCAATTATTGAAATGAATAACCTTCCGCGATGGTCAACACATCAAAGTTTGGGAAATTCAATAAGCATAGAGCTGCCTCCAAATTGGTGTAATGGTAGGTGGATGGGATTCGTTCTTTGTGCTTATGTCAATGTAATTGGCGAAACATTTGGTCTTGGAGCTCGTGTGATAGCCCTTGGTGATATGCCTCAAAGTCACTATGCCTCCAAAACTTTCTTCAGGACGACAGCTTTGGGGAGCCACATTTGGCTATTGTATTTTTCTCGTGATGAATGGTTCGCTACTGTTCGGAATGGTGAATGCAGTCAGATTGAGGTTGTATTTGAGAACTATGGCTCAGTCTAGGGAGTGAGGAAATGTGGGGTCAATTTGGTGTACGAACAAGATGTGGAAGAGTTCAACCAAACAATTGCACAAAGTGGCAATGGCCACGATGACTTTGACCATTCAGAAAGTATtccttgcaaaaaaaaaaaggatgattCAACAAGTAGTTGAATAAATGATCTAGATAGGAAATACAATACAGCTCATCTATTCCTAACAGTTGAATAAATGATctagaaacttttttttcctaacagTACAGCTCATCTATTCCATACCGATTaccatttccttttttttcacccaaatatttttcaatctacTATTTATTGAGGGATAATGCGTTTTTTACTCTATCTGTTGTCTAATCTCACATATTTTTAGCATTTGATTGCATACCATACCTTTTACATGTCTCTTGGGATCTAATTCTAAtccctatatatatagcatAAACCTTtcaaacacaacacaaaacaaaacaaaaaaaatacaacttctcatccaaaaaacaaaaagcaaaaaaaagaagaaaaaaaaagagaaaaaaaaggcaaaaaccaaaacaaaaaggaggggtgcaactacttagaaatgagaaaatcaatgcttcctctcctttttgtttttcttcttcatgttTCAGCCTCATGGGCAGCCTCTAATCCTCTATTTAACACCATTTCTCAATGCGTATTAGCCCAAGCAAAGCTACAATCAAGCGAAGTGTCAAAAATTCTCGTTGCCAAAGACAGCCCTTCATACACATCCGTGCTACAAAACTACATTCGAAATGCAAGGTTCAATACCACAGCCACACCAAAACCAGTCATCATCGTGACCCCAACAGCCGAATCCCACGTCTCGGCTGCTGTTGTTTGCGCAAAGAAAAGCGAAATTCAGATTAGAATCCGCAGCGGAGGCCACGACTATGAGGGTGTATCATACGTCTCTGATGTCGCATTTATCATCATTGATATGTTCAATCTTCGGTCCATTGACATTGACTTGAAAACACAAACTGCTTGGGTTCAAACTGGTGCTACAGTAGGAGAACTTTATTATAGTATATCTCAGAAAAGCAAAACACTCGGATTCCCAGCTGGGGTTTGTCCTACTGTTGGTGTTGGTGGGCACTTTAGTGGTGGAGGATATGGTTTCTTGATAAGGAAATTTGGACTCACAACAGATAATGTTGTTGATGCTAAAATAGTGGATGTACAGGGCAGAATTCTTGATAGGAAAGCAATGGGAGAAGATCTTTTTTGGGCTAttagaggaggaggaggagctAGTTTTGGAGTAATATTGTCATTCAAAATAAGATTGGTCACGCTTCCACCAACTATTTCAGTTTTCCGACTCGAGAGGTACTTGGAAGAGAATGCAACTGATATTGTTGTTAAGTATCAGCAAGTTGCACCAACCACTGATGAAAACCTTTTCATGAGAATGCTTGTCCAGCCTGTGGATTCCAAAGTGAAGAAGGGAGAGAAGACTATTAGAATCACAATTATAGCTGAGTATCAAGGAGATGCAAATACTCTCGTCGCATTGTTAGGCAAGGAGTTCCCTGAGTTAGGCCTAAAGAAAGGAGATATTGCAGAAATGAGTTGGATTCAATCTGTTCTATGGTGGAATCAGATACCCAATGGCACCGCACCTTCAGTCTTGCTCGACCGAAATGTAAATGACGCAGACTTTGTGAGGAGGAAATCAGATTACATAAAGACCCCAATTCCCAAAGCTGGCTTGGAATCGCTATGGACCAAGATTGTTGCCATTGGCAAACCCGGACTGGTTTTCAATCCATATGGTGGGAAAATGAACCAAATCCCTCCAACAGCAACGCCTTTTGCACACCGAGctgggtttttgtttaaaatccagcactcaATAACATGGTCAGAACCGGGACCTGAGGCAGAACAATTGCACACAAGTGAGATAAGGCAGCTTCACAATGCACTTACACCATATGTGTCACAGAATCCTAGAAGTGCTTATTTGAACTATAGGGACTTTGACATTGGTATCAGTCAAAAGGGCACCTATGAAGAAGGAAAGGTCTATGGGGAAAAGTACTTCAACCAAAATTTTGATAGGTTGGTTCAGGTAAAGACTAAAGTTGATCCTGAGAATTTCTTCAGGAATCAACAGAGCATTCCAACTCATTCAAAGGCTTAAAAACAAACACGTAGTTGGACTGTCAGGCgtgattattttaaattttaaatcccACAGTTGAATaagagtttcaaatttattgatATTCCTTTATGTTTAGCCTCTTtgcattaatcttttcttttaacTGCCTTTGCGTTAATCTTTATTACCATTCTTTGATCTGATTTTTGTtcctaattatcaaaaaatatggCTAAGGGACTTGTATTAATTGCTTGGCACCCTCAAGTATTTCCaacaaaaatatctaaaattcaaatctcTGTCTCACTTACCCTCCCTCAACTATGGaattatagaacaaaaaaataaaaaaatatcaaatagtAGGACTTGAGCCATAATATGATAATTAATAGCAATCGTCAAAACCATGCAGCTCAATTGGCATCTTCTGGTATTTCCAACTAAGACATTTAGggtttcttccaaaaaaaaaaaaaaaagacatttagGAATCAAATCCACCCTTCCCcattttaactattttatttatcaaataaataaataaataaaacagtaGCAATTTTGTGATGAACCCAAAGTTGTCTATTCTGTTCCAATGATTGTTTTAATTTGCCAATCggataaaatattttggtaacGGTATATTCGGACGTGCCATTTAAAAGTaaacattaattttattattatacccaaaattaataaatataaccAAATTTTCATCATGTGGTTTTATACATAATCAATGTAGCAATTGAAAGCCAAATAATACCCATTTTTAACAATAACATCACCGTTATATAGTATAATAATTATAAGGTATATATAGACAGGGACGGACCAGCTGGGAGCTCAGGCCCTCCGGGcccaaaaaagaattttttagtagtttaattttcaataaaaaaataaaaaatttagacttGGGCCCCTTACTTTGTAGCTTAGGCCCCTCCAAAATCATGAATCATCAACCCAGTCCatgtaaatcttaaaaaaataaaataaaaaaacaatagtgTTCTgtatattaagaaataattttgttttgtatcttttgtttttgttggtagatgatagcatcttaatatattaagaagcaacgatttttatgtatttgtctTGGTTAAaagtttattaatactatatggatgtgtatttaaatttttttgatttttttttttctcgctcAACCCCCTATCTTGAAATCCTGAGTCCATCCCTGTATATAGATTATAATATTTCATCACGTAACAAGGAGCTCATTAATGTATGATGAAAGCAATAGCTTGGCCTAATATGATCAATTTTAGGCCTAATAAaaagaccaagaaaaaaaagaaagtttatgCTTTGTGAAAGACTGGAATTTAGGCCAAGGTCgaatataggggtattttgtaTTGATTAAGATCATTAGCATCCgtgatgcaaaaaaaaatatatatatatatatatatatattttgcatcCGCAAatactactttatctattttacctatttattttacaactcaccctacatctcagtttttatttttacatactactcaataaaataatataaactacctaataaaataataaaaattattattgtctctcttttgcccccactcactttttctcttcacacacaaccacatattaaaataaagataaaacttAAGTATAATACCTTAAGTATTATTCCTTAAGTTCCTTTCTTAAAATTCAGTTATGTggttacttaattaaaaaatatacttccatcctataaaaaaaatccacatgacatAATTTTAAGAGTGAAACCTAAAaaacaacacctaagtactaTATCTAAGTCTTgcccttaaatttttttttttttttttttttaaacctatgAACAGTAAGGTTGCATATACTCAGAGATGGAACCAGGATTTGAATCTAGGGGGGGCCAAAGCATgaaccaaaaaattttcaagtgacatgatttattaaaaataaaatcatggtAGACAATACAATTGCACTTTATTACCATAAATATTTAAGTCAAGAAGGAAATAATATGAACcaaaaaagttgaaagttaTAATATGATATTCTAACCTTttcgaagaagaagaataaaaaaagaagaggactTCGGATCTCCAAATTTTGGGTAATTGGaattaatatgttgattttatCACATTAACCAACTCATCAATATGATAAACCTATACTTTTGGATGCAACTGAAAATCACACTAAtgaagttttcaaaactatgtttgaggattttaaaaaattgggatATTAATATTAAGAGTTGGCAATGCTATATCACCAATAttgacttctaaaaaaattttgcattttatcttttgaaaaaaaaaattaatattataattgactttctcataatttataaatcaattaaaaagtcATATAAATTATTGTCACCCCtataagagaattttttttttttttttcatgagatttttttggttataaattattgaattatgatATTGGTAATTTGTGGATTTTTTGTGGTGCTGTATTTGGACTATGGAAGGGCCACGAGCCCATTAGTTTCTTTTGGGCTATTTAAACCAATCCACATTACGCTTCCGAGTCCGAGTGTTGTAATGTCCATGTCCATCTGGGTGCAAAGGTTTCAGGTATGTAATATTTTATGAATGCTAAGAACATGTTACTGTGAAACTTACAATGATGGGTTTGTTTGATGTATTGTTGccttatgttttattttaagataTTGGGTTGTGGAACTTCGCTTAAGTACACTTTTTCCATATGTAGTTAAGGCTTGTGGTGGTCTGAATAGTGTAAGTTTGGGTAACTGAGTCCATGAAAAGATTTAGTTGATGGGTTTTGATCACATTATGTGCATGCAGGTAGTGGTTGAGCAATAATGCATGGTGTGTGCTTGATAAAATGCCTCAAAAAGACTGTGTTATGTGGAATGCTATGCTAAATGGTTTACTTATTTTAGTAATGCTATGGAACTGTTTTTGGAAATCAGAATAGTGGAATTAGGTTGAATTCAGTGACATTTGCCTTTAAATTTTTCTGTTTAAGCCTGCTTAGCAACGCTGGGTTTGGGTACCCAAAACTCAAAGTGAAATGAAACGATCAGCTTTGTTTATCTGATGTAATTACTGTTGAGATGAAATGTTATGCTGAATTTGACACAGGATgaaatcatataaaaatattagtGTAAATTCATCTTCTATGACCCTTGTGCCAAAGAAGATGCATACTTGAAATATTTGGGACTTCTAGCTAATCATTTTGGTTGGAAGGGTTTATAAGCTTTTGATCAAGCTATTGGCTTAAAGACATGAAAGGATGTTGGGATTTGGTCTCTACTTGACGAAATGTTTTTTGGGGGCTGACAAATTCTTAATTCAGTTCTTGTTGCTAATGAATGTTTTGATAGTAGGATTATAAGTTGGAATCCAGGGGTAAGCTAGAAATTGAGAAGtcctatatttttattatatatgttggGTTGGAGTTAGTGGAACAAGAAAAAGTTGGATCTAATCTGTCATTTCTATTGTGAAGTTCCTAATTTGGGTTAATGACTCTCcctctaatttttttgaaagctCAAGAGCATTGTGGCATGGTGATCtaatttttcctttattattcatttttgtcATTGAGACTCACAGTAAGATGCTGAATAGAGCAGTTAAAGGCGACTATCTCTTTGGTTGTAAGTGGGGGTGCCTCTAGGGGCATTATGGTGATCTCCTCCTCGTTATTTGCAAATGATACCATCCTTTTCTATGATACTGATGCTGAACAATTCTTAATATAATGTCTTTCCTACTATGTTCTGAAGCCGTTTTGGGCCTAAGCTTGAACCTATGAAGTAGCATGTTAATTTCAGAGTAGTGGTTGGTAGAGTATAGGACTTGGCAAGAATTTTGTGTCATGACATAGGATAAATATGTATGAGCCTTTCAGGTATACCATTGGGATTCCCCTCAAGGCAAATGTGGAACTTGATGATAAACAGGATGTAGAGGCATTTGAATGGTTGGAAAGAATTATACTTTCCAAAGGGAAGAAGACTCGCCATTATTAAGAGTACCTTGTCTAGtctatcttctttttcttttttcttttttcttttttcttttttcatttttcgtttttttttttttttttttttttttttcctctcaagtACCAAAGAGGTTAGAAAATTGTAGCAGAACTTTTTATGGGAAAGGATGGAAGATGAGTTCAAATTCCATGTAGTATATTGGAAGCTGGTTTATTCTCCAATAAAATATAGGGGGTTTTGGCCGAAGAAATTGATGACCTTTAGCCAAGTTACACTGGGAAAATGGTTGTGGCATCTTGCATTAAAGAGGGATCATCTTTGAAGGCATATCATATGGTGAAAGTTGAGGATTTTTTGGGCCATTGGACCGCATACTAGTATATaaccaattcaaaaaaaaaaaaaaaaaaggagagactGGTTTGTTCATGGTTTCCAATATTGGGAATTATAAATAATAGATTTTTTAGGCTccaacctatcaaaaaaatatttttttaggttcCTATATTCCTATCTCTTGATAGTGTTTGGGAAGATAGGTTCTTCTGGAAGACTAATGAAATGGAAGTTCATTCTTTTTATGAGGAATTGGGAGGGCACAATAAAATTCACTCTCCTTGGAAGAGTAGTTGGTGTAACAAAATCCCTGGCAAGGTTGTCGTGGGACAAAGAGGAACGAAGCCAAATCAGATCTCGTACTTCTGGACAGGGATTTGGTGAGAAAAATGCTGGAAACTAGTAAGGAATCTAGGGTTTCTAATGGTGATAGACTGATAGGGAATATTACGATTTGAGGATAAATGTGAAAAACCAAGATCTTGGTTTATGTTTAGGGCTGTGATTAGTAACGTATGGCCAGTAATTGGGATGTTTAAGCTTTAAGGGTTATTTGGTGCTATTATATGGATgggtggttttttttaataaaggatGGATGTGTGGTTTAAGGTCAGaggttttagattttagggttttaaaAGTTACAATTGAATGTGTGGTTAATAGATTTCAAGTTCCTGGAGATTTAAGAACAAACAAGAAAAGGTTGATAAACTTTTAGGCATCATGGCTAGGATTTCCTTGGCATCACATCGTAGAGATGGTTATCACACAAATGTGAAAATTTAGAAagaatattcttcttcttccaataGAAAGCATTACATCCATATAAATAGATCACTAGTACCTATTCCTAGTGGACTTGGACTTTTGGATTCCTTAGGCTTTTAATACTAAgcccaaacaaaattattaaactcaaataaaaccaaaataagACCCAATGgactattaaaattaaataaaagtagaCTAGAACTATTCAACTCCCAAAACACATGATAGTAAAAACTCATAATTTGCTATCAAGTCTTCTTGGGTATCAAAATTAGTTTTAGAACtccttttatatgtcttttAAAGGTTGTTGAGATGGTCCTCCATCAAaggtagctttttttttttttcctttttccttttcttcttctcttggGACAGATGCTTTCAGGAAGATCCTATTTGTGGATAATCcgattagataaaaaaaaattcctaattaGCTTGTGTAGCATGTATAAATCTAATGGAAATTGGTTGACCATTGTTCACTCCACTGTTCAGTTGCTAGTGACTTGTACTCTTTTGTCAATTGGGGATGCCCATGAAGATGCTTGATTATTTTTCAGTTGGTATGTTTGGATGGTGTGGGTTTGTATGGAAAGTAATTTCATTTGACTTCATACAGACCAGCTGGTGAGAAAGAAAcattagaatttaaataatgtttGGCTTTCTACATTAGAACTTAAATCTTTAGTTATGAATTGATGCTTGATTTTGGCAGTATCAATCTTCCTTCATGCTTAGAAATTCTAGATATGTGTGCTTTTGAACACTAGAATTCATAAATTCTTCCCTTTGTTGCTGTATTCTAAATTACATGTCCAGTGGACGGCAGATAGGATGATTTGGGAGATTAAAACATAATGGAGTTTTCGATGTTTTCTCACTTTTGTAGGGTTTGAGAGAGTCTAATGGTATCTCTTTCCCTCGGAAAAGTATTTCAGGTGCAATGGAATGACGGAATGttgcttttttgctttttcttttcttttcttttcttttttttttttttttttttggacagcTTGCTTGGGAGAGGTTTTGAAAGTGGATAATCTCATTACACACAGCATTATTATACTAAGTTGATGTAGAATGTCCAAATCTAGTGAAGAAAATTGATCATAGGTTAATACATTGTTCAGTGGCATGTCTAAATCTCATTAGGTAGGAACTTACTTGTTTTCGTTCgctctttctttcattcttttggGTTCATTAGGTTATTCCCATGAGGGCTGTTAGTGCTTCAATGGGGAAGAGGAGTGTTTGATCACAACAACAAAACTTTGATATGGAAAGCTGTCCTGCTGTGTATTATTGGACTATTTGCGTAAAAGAAACAGCAGGACTTTCAATGGGAGGAGCTGTCATTGGTGAAGTGGAAAGCTTTCTTTTTACAATCTCTTTTATGAATGAAAACATTTTTGGGCAATCTACCATCTATATTTCCGGAATTTAATGAATGTTAAATTTCCTGTTGTAATGTTTTAGAGGCATCCTTGCATACTTCATATACCCCTGCaagtgttttcatttttaataatattactcttacttatcaaaaacatATGAAGACAAATGTGATTGACTATGCTGCTTAAAATGCATGGTTTCAAAAATGAAGGGTTAGAGAGATTGCTTACAACTtatgtacaaatggctttgccATTATGTgtgctttcattttttttttttttttaatattgctCTTACTAATAGAAAACATTTGAAGGAAATTTTGAATAACTATGCTGCTTAAAATGTATGGTATAAAATATGAAGGGTTAATAAAGAGATTGATTCCAAATTGTGAACAAATGGCTttgcaaaataaaagagatCTGATGAGGTAAATTTACTACCTTGTTACAGATAGAGATGCTCATGTATGTGGATTTGAGCACATTTTATTTATGATGCTAGTGATGGTTCAAATTAATGAGCCTGTATTTCTTGAAACCAAATTCCTTTGTATATTCGCCTTTTGGCACCTAGAATGTTTTGGACATTGTTAGATGAactttaatttccttttatgCAGGTTGCTGTAGCAAAAGAATCACCTCATGGAATTCTCGTTAAAGGGTAAATCCaatatttcttgatttttcagCCCTTTCCTCAATGATATGTTTTTCAAAATCTTGTGCagtattttcttttccttgcttCTCTCTCAAGAACTAAGGGCAAAGTAAGGACAGAGCGACCCTTCAGTCCTAAGGCAAGTTTAGGATTCTTCAGAAACCAAGGATAGTCATGGTCATTCACAGAGATTAAAAAGCTTTGGGTTCAACATTTTAGGGTGGACATGTGGAATGGCATGCCTAAGAATTTTCTTAACTTCTATATAAGTTAATGGCAGCTCTCAAAAGGAAGTGAAGTCTTATCTGGATAATGTGGTAGGTGAAGAAAGAGAGGATACACAAAGCAAAGTTGTATGGAACATTATCTGGTCCTGGTCTGAGACCTGCACTCTGTAAATTCTGCATTTACTGAACTATTTCTATTATCCTTGAACTTTCTACAGATAATGTGACCAGTTTACACATAATTGTAGTGGCTCTGAAACTtcccaaacaaaaagaaaattataaaaaaaaaataataataataataataataaaaaggaagtaATAAAAATACGGATTATAACAGTTACTCATCTGGATGAATTTCTGATCTTATGAGAAATGCCGTTTAGCAAAAGCACTTGACTTAGTTTTGTTATAAGTATTTTCCATGTCCAGCACCGTGTACTAAACATTTCTGAGCTTTACatatttgattttcaaattagaaGAGTTGGGAATGATTTGGAGATTATGAACATTTGAAATCACAATGAAGCTGAATTGTAGCATTTAACTTTTGACGGTAAATGCAAAACTAAGAGATTAAGAATCAATATGTTTatccatttaaaatttaattaatactaaTATCTTGTTCAATTATAGTGATGaatgatgcttttttttttggataggtataGTGATGAATGTCATTCCACGTTTGCACGCTCTCTACCCACTGTTTCATTGTTCTAGTTAATACTTGCTATCctttggttgtttgttttgtagTACTTGTCGAAGAATATAAATGGGGCCATTTGGACCCTCCATTTGATCCTAGCGAATAGCAATAATGTACTTCTTTTAGGAACAACTGAGCTAATTAGTActtgtttattgtttttgtctGCCCTCAAAAATTAGGAGCATTGCTTCCTCCAATCATATAATAGTaagtctcactaattaaatttattataagacTTACTATTCGCATGAGAGTAAGGAGCATTACTCTTGTAATATTGAATAAATGCCCCCCATCCCCCTCCTTCCCCCAAATCTCCTTCTGAAGTCAATGATTTTTACAATGTTTTTCTCGTGCAATTATTCAGTGTATCTGGTGTACTTCACCATACTATTTTCTCTCACATAAAGAGATGTTTTACATGTGAATCACACCAAACAAGATTCACATTTACATTTAAAGAAAGTGTAGTCCATTGGCTGTAAAAAACAATTTCCTTGTTTTCCTCTACATGTTTTAgttctttttgttattataactTTTATGAAGATTTGGTG encodes:
- the LOC115989237 gene encoding berberine bridge enzyme-like 21, with protein sequence MRKSMLPLLFVFLLHVSASWAASNPLFNTISQCVLAQAKLQSSEVSKILVAKDSPSYTSVLQNYIRNARFNTTATPKPVIIVTPTAESHVSAAVVCAKKSEIQIRIRSGGHDYEGVSYVSDVAFIIIDMFNLRSIDIDLKTQTAWVQTGATVGELYYSISQKSKTLGFPAGVCPTVGVGGHFSGGGYGFLIRKFGLTTDNVVDAKIVDVQGRILDRKAMGEDLFWAIRGGGGASFGVILSFKIRLVTLPPTISVFRLERYLEENATDIVVKYQQVAPTTDENLFMRMLVQPVDSKVKKGEKTIRITIIAEYQGDANTLVALLGKEFPELGLKKGDIAEMSWIQSVLWWNQIPNGTAPSVLLDRNVNDADFVRRKSDYIKTPIPKAGLESLWTKIVAIGKPGLVFNPYGGKMNQIPPTATPFAHRAGFLFKIQHSITWSEPGPEAEQLHTSEIRQLHNALTPYVSQNPRSAYLNYRDFDIGISQKGTYEEGKVYGEKYFNQNFDRLVQVKTKVDPENFFRNQQSIPTHSKA